A single window of Onychostoma macrolepis isolate SWU-2019 chromosome 16, ASM1243209v1, whole genome shotgun sequence DNA harbors:
- the sim1a gene encoding single-minded homolog 1-A isoform X1: protein MKEKSKNAARTRREKENSEFYELAKLLPLPSAITSQLDKASIIRLTTSYLKMRIVFPEGLGESWGHVSRASSLDNVGRELGSHLLQTLDGFIFVVAPDGKIMYISETASVHLGLSQVELTGNSIYEYIHPADHDEMTAVLTAHQPYHSHFVHEYEMERSFFLRMKCVLAKRNAGLTCGGYKVIHCSGYLKIRQYSLDMSPFDGCYQNVGLVAVGHSLPPSAVTEIKLHSNMFMFRASLDMKLIFLDSRVAELTGYEPQDLIEKTLYHHVHSCDTFHLRCAHHLCELVLVKGQVTTKYYRFLAKQGGWVWVQSYATIVHNSRSSRPHCIVSVNYVLTDTEYKGLQLSLDQVTSTKPSFTYNSPSNPISENRRVGKSRVSRTKTKTRLSPYSQYPGFPTDRSESDQDSPWGGSPLTDSASPQLLEQCEGIDSSCVYRQFSEPRQLCYSLPLTDDHHTSSDLYSHTHSESCERGRCKAGRYFLGTPQPSREAWWGTARSVLPLPKSSSENGDSFEGVMPHITSIHSLQVRGHWDEDSVVSSPDTSDSGDRYRASPQEPSKIETLIRATQQMIKEEESRLQLRKAPTEIPLESTNGLAKSHGSSFHSTDFPQSALQSVVCRGPAQVISPAPSPVPLSRLSSPIPDRLGKSKDFLQSELSSSQQHQQPLPLTGTCAVSPTPALYPSHPRQYLEKHTAYSLTSYALEHLYEADSFRGYSLGCSGSSHYDMATHLRMQAEQAPGHKGTSVIITNGS from the exons ATGAAGGAGAAGTCGAAGAACGCGGCGCGGACGCGGAGGGAGAAGGAGAACAGCGAGTTCTATGAGCTGGCCAAACTGCTGCCTCTGCCCTCGGCCATCACCTCACAGCTGGACAAAGCCTCCATCATCAGACTCACCACCAGCTACCTGAAGATGAGGATAGTTTTCCCAGAAG GTCTTGGGGAATCTTGGGGTCACGTGAGTCGAGCGAGTTCTCTGGACAATGTGGGCCGAGAGTTAGGATCACATCTGCTTCAG ACTTTGGATGGCTTCATTTTTGTGGTAGCTCCTGATGGGAAAATCATGTACATTTCTGAAACTGCATCAGTGCATTTAGGGTTGTCACAG GTAGAGCTGACGGGGAACAGCATTTATGAATACATCCACCCCGCAGACCACGACGAGATGACCGCAGTCCTGACGGCTCACCAGCCGTATCATTCACACTTCGTCCACG AATATGAAATGGAACGATCTTTTTTCCTGAGAATGAAATGCGTCCTTGCTAAAAGAAACGCTGGCTTGACGTGTGGTGGTTACAAG GTAATTCACTGCAGCGGCTATCTGAAGATCCGTCAGTACAGTTTAGACATGTCTCCGTTTGACGGCTGTTATCAGAATGTGGGTCTGGTGGCTGTTGGTCACTCTCTCCCCCCCAGCGCAGTGACCGAGATCAAGCTCCACAGCAATATGTTCATGTTCAGAGCCAGCCTGGACATGAAACTCATTTTCCTGGACTCCAG GGTTGCGGAGCTCACTGGCTACGAGCCGCAAGACTTAATAGAGAAGACACTTTATCATCACGTCCACAGCTGTGACACTTTCCATCTCCGCTGCGCGCACCACTTGTGTGAGTTAG TGCTGGTAAAAGGACAAGTTACCACCAAATACTACCGATTCCTGGCTAAGCAAGGTGGGTGGGTGTGGGTACAGAGTTACGCTACTATCGTACACAACAGCAGATCGTCCAGACCACACTGCATCGTCAGCGTCAACTACGTCCTCAC GGACACGGAGTACAAAGGACTACAGTTGTCCTTAGATCAGGTGACGTCCACTAAACCCTCGTTTACCTACAACAGCCCGTCCAACCCCATCAGCGAGAACAGAAGAGTTGGCAAAAGCAGAGTCTCCCGTACCAAGACCAAAACAAGACTCTCTCCCTATTCACAG TATCCGGGTTTCCCCACGGATCGCTCCGAGTCGGATCAGGATAGCCCGTGGGGAGGGAGTCCACTCACTGACTCTGCGTCTCCTCAGCTTCTAGAGCAGTGTGAAGGAATAGACTCCTCATGCGTGTATCGGCAGTTCTCGGAACCACGGCAGCTCTGCTACAGCCTACCGCTGACAGATGACCACCATACCTCCAGCGACCTCTACAGCCACACTCACTCCGAGTCCTGCGAGAGAGGTCGCTGTAAGGCTGGCCGATACTTTCTGGGCACCCCTCAGCCCAGCCGAGAGGCATGGTGGGGCACAGCCCGCTCTGTCCTCCCGTTACCCAAGTCTTCGTCCGAGAACGGGGACAGTTTCGAAGGTGTGATGCCCCACATCACCTCCATCCATAGCCTGCAAG TGAGGGGTCACTGGGACGAGGACAGCGTGGTCAGCTCACCTGACACGAGCGATTCAGGCGACCGATACCGTGCAAGTCCTCAAGAGCCCAGCAAGATTGAGACGTTGATTCGAGCCACACAACAGATGATCAAAGAGGAGGAAAGTCGTCTGCAGTTGAGAAAGGCTCCTACAGAAATACCTTTGGAGTCTACAAACGGTCTGGCCAAGAGCCACGGCTCGTCGTTTCACAGTACCGACTTTCCCCAGTCAGCGTTGCAGAGCGTGGTGTGTCGGGGGCCGGCTCAGGTTATAAGCCCCGCCCCTAGCCCTGTTCCTCTGTCCCGTCTCAGCAGCCCCATCCCTGACAGACTGGGTAAAAGTAAAGACTTCCTGCAAAGCGAGCTCTCCTCTTCTCAGCAACACCAGCAGCCACTGCCCCTGACGGGCACATGTGCTGTCTCTCCGACTCCAGCGCTATACCCCTCACACCCCCGCCAGTACCTGGAAAAACACACAGCCTACTCACTCACCAGCTACGCACTAGAACATCTGTACGAGGCAGACAGCTTTAGAGGATACTCCCTGGGTTGCTCAGGTTCCTCCCATTACGACATGGCCACTCATCTACGCATGCAGGCTGAACAAGCACCGGGCCATAAAGGCACCTCCGTCATTATCACCAACGGCAGCTGA
- the sim1a gene encoding single-minded homolog 1-A isoform X2 — protein MKEKSKNAARTRREKENSEFYELAKLLPLPSAITSQLDKASIIRLTTSYLKMRIVFPEGLGESWGHVSRASSLDNVGRELGSHLLQTLDGFIFVVAPDGKIMYISETASVHLGLSQVELTGNSIYEYIHPADHDEMTAVLTAHQPYHSHFVHEYEMERSFFLRMKCVLAKRNAGLTCGGYKVIHCSGYLKIRQYSLDMSPFDGCYQNVGLVAVGHSLPPSAVTEIKLHSNMFMFRASLDMKLIFLDSRVAELTGYEPQDLIEKTLYHHVHSCDTFHLRCAHHLLLVKGQVTTKYYRFLAKQGGWVWVQSYATIVHNSRSSRPHCIVSVNYVLTDTEYKGLQLSLDQVTSTKPSFTYNSPSNPISENRRVGKSRVSRTKTKTRLSPYSQYPGFPTDRSESDQDSPWGGSPLTDSASPQLLEQCEGIDSSCVYRQFSEPRQLCYSLPLTDDHHTSSDLYSHTHSESCERGRCKAGRYFLGTPQPSREAWWGTARSVLPLPKSSSENGDSFEGVMPHITSIHSLQVRGHWDEDSVVSSPDTSDSGDRYRASPQEPSKIETLIRATQQMIKEEESRLQLRKAPTEIPLESTNGLAKSHGSSFHSTDFPQSALQSVVCRGPAQVISPAPSPVPLSRLSSPIPDRLGKSKDFLQSELSSSQQHQQPLPLTGTCAVSPTPALYPSHPRQYLEKHTAYSLTSYALEHLYEADSFRGYSLGCSGSSHYDMATHLRMQAEQAPGHKGTSVIITNGS, from the exons ATGAAGGAGAAGTCGAAGAACGCGGCGCGGACGCGGAGGGAGAAGGAGAACAGCGAGTTCTATGAGCTGGCCAAACTGCTGCCTCTGCCCTCGGCCATCACCTCACAGCTGGACAAAGCCTCCATCATCAGACTCACCACCAGCTACCTGAAGATGAGGATAGTTTTCCCAGAAG GTCTTGGGGAATCTTGGGGTCACGTGAGTCGAGCGAGTTCTCTGGACAATGTGGGCCGAGAGTTAGGATCACATCTGCTTCAG ACTTTGGATGGCTTCATTTTTGTGGTAGCTCCTGATGGGAAAATCATGTACATTTCTGAAACTGCATCAGTGCATTTAGGGTTGTCACAG GTAGAGCTGACGGGGAACAGCATTTATGAATACATCCACCCCGCAGACCACGACGAGATGACCGCAGTCCTGACGGCTCACCAGCCGTATCATTCACACTTCGTCCACG AATATGAAATGGAACGATCTTTTTTCCTGAGAATGAAATGCGTCCTTGCTAAAAGAAACGCTGGCTTGACGTGTGGTGGTTACAAG GTAATTCACTGCAGCGGCTATCTGAAGATCCGTCAGTACAGTTTAGACATGTCTCCGTTTGACGGCTGTTATCAGAATGTGGGTCTGGTGGCTGTTGGTCACTCTCTCCCCCCCAGCGCAGTGACCGAGATCAAGCTCCACAGCAATATGTTCATGTTCAGAGCCAGCCTGGACATGAAACTCATTTTCCTGGACTCCAG GGTTGCGGAGCTCACTGGCTACGAGCCGCAAGACTTAATAGAGAAGACACTTTATCATCACGTCCACAGCTGTGACACTTTCCATCTCCGCTGCGCGCACCACTTGT TGCTGGTAAAAGGACAAGTTACCACCAAATACTACCGATTCCTGGCTAAGCAAGGTGGGTGGGTGTGGGTACAGAGTTACGCTACTATCGTACACAACAGCAGATCGTCCAGACCACACTGCATCGTCAGCGTCAACTACGTCCTCAC GGACACGGAGTACAAAGGACTACAGTTGTCCTTAGATCAGGTGACGTCCACTAAACCCTCGTTTACCTACAACAGCCCGTCCAACCCCATCAGCGAGAACAGAAGAGTTGGCAAAAGCAGAGTCTCCCGTACCAAGACCAAAACAAGACTCTCTCCCTATTCACAG TATCCGGGTTTCCCCACGGATCGCTCCGAGTCGGATCAGGATAGCCCGTGGGGAGGGAGTCCACTCACTGACTCTGCGTCTCCTCAGCTTCTAGAGCAGTGTGAAGGAATAGACTCCTCATGCGTGTATCGGCAGTTCTCGGAACCACGGCAGCTCTGCTACAGCCTACCGCTGACAGATGACCACCATACCTCCAGCGACCTCTACAGCCACACTCACTCCGAGTCCTGCGAGAGAGGTCGCTGTAAGGCTGGCCGATACTTTCTGGGCACCCCTCAGCCCAGCCGAGAGGCATGGTGGGGCACAGCCCGCTCTGTCCTCCCGTTACCCAAGTCTTCGTCCGAGAACGGGGACAGTTTCGAAGGTGTGATGCCCCACATCACCTCCATCCATAGCCTGCAAG TGAGGGGTCACTGGGACGAGGACAGCGTGGTCAGCTCACCTGACACGAGCGATTCAGGCGACCGATACCGTGCAAGTCCTCAAGAGCCCAGCAAGATTGAGACGTTGATTCGAGCCACACAACAGATGATCAAAGAGGAGGAAAGTCGTCTGCAGTTGAGAAAGGCTCCTACAGAAATACCTTTGGAGTCTACAAACGGTCTGGCCAAGAGCCACGGCTCGTCGTTTCACAGTACCGACTTTCCCCAGTCAGCGTTGCAGAGCGTGGTGTGTCGGGGGCCGGCTCAGGTTATAAGCCCCGCCCCTAGCCCTGTTCCTCTGTCCCGTCTCAGCAGCCCCATCCCTGACAGACTGGGTAAAAGTAAAGACTTCCTGCAAAGCGAGCTCTCCTCTTCTCAGCAACACCAGCAGCCACTGCCCCTGACGGGCACATGTGCTGTCTCTCCGACTCCAGCGCTATACCCCTCACACCCCCGCCAGTACCTGGAAAAACACACAGCCTACTCACTCACCAGCTACGCACTAGAACATCTGTACGAGGCAGACAGCTTTAGAGGATACTCCCTGGGTTGCTCAGGTTCCTCCCATTACGACATGGCCACTCATCTACGCATGCAGGCTGAACAAGCACCGGGCCATAAAGGCACCTCCGTCATTATCACCAACGGCAGCTGA
- the sim1a gene encoding single-minded homolog 1-A isoform X3: MTAVLTAHQPYHSHFVHEYEMERSFFLRMKCVLAKRNAGLTCGGYKVIHCSGYLKIRQYSLDMSPFDGCYQNVGLVAVGHSLPPSAVTEIKLHSNMFMFRASLDMKLIFLDSRVAELTGYEPQDLIEKTLYHHVHSCDTFHLRCAHHLCELVLVKGQVTTKYYRFLAKQGGWVWVQSYATIVHNSRSSRPHCIVSVNYVLTDTEYKGLQLSLDQVTSTKPSFTYNSPSNPISENRRVGKSRVSRTKTKTRLSPYSQYPGFPTDRSESDQDSPWGGSPLTDSASPQLLEQCEGIDSSCVYRQFSEPRQLCYSLPLTDDHHTSSDLYSHTHSESCERGRCKAGRYFLGTPQPSREAWWGTARSVLPLPKSSSENGDSFEGVMPHITSIHSLQVRGHWDEDSVVSSPDTSDSGDRYRASPQEPSKIETLIRATQQMIKEEESRLQLRKAPTEIPLESTNGLAKSHGSSFHSTDFPQSALQSVVCRGPAQVISPAPSPVPLSRLSSPIPDRLGKSKDFLQSELSSSQQHQQPLPLTGTCAVSPTPALYPSHPRQYLEKHTAYSLTSYALEHLYEADSFRGYSLGCSGSSHYDMATHLRMQAEQAPGHKGTSVIITNGS; the protein is encoded by the exons ATGACCGCAGTCCTGACGGCTCACCAGCCGTATCATTCACACTTCGTCCACG AATATGAAATGGAACGATCTTTTTTCCTGAGAATGAAATGCGTCCTTGCTAAAAGAAACGCTGGCTTGACGTGTGGTGGTTACAAG GTAATTCACTGCAGCGGCTATCTGAAGATCCGTCAGTACAGTTTAGACATGTCTCCGTTTGACGGCTGTTATCAGAATGTGGGTCTGGTGGCTGTTGGTCACTCTCTCCCCCCCAGCGCAGTGACCGAGATCAAGCTCCACAGCAATATGTTCATGTTCAGAGCCAGCCTGGACATGAAACTCATTTTCCTGGACTCCAG GGTTGCGGAGCTCACTGGCTACGAGCCGCAAGACTTAATAGAGAAGACACTTTATCATCACGTCCACAGCTGTGACACTTTCCATCTCCGCTGCGCGCACCACTTGTGTGAGTTAG TGCTGGTAAAAGGACAAGTTACCACCAAATACTACCGATTCCTGGCTAAGCAAGGTGGGTGGGTGTGGGTACAGAGTTACGCTACTATCGTACACAACAGCAGATCGTCCAGACCACACTGCATCGTCAGCGTCAACTACGTCCTCAC GGACACGGAGTACAAAGGACTACAGTTGTCCTTAGATCAGGTGACGTCCACTAAACCCTCGTTTACCTACAACAGCCCGTCCAACCCCATCAGCGAGAACAGAAGAGTTGGCAAAAGCAGAGTCTCCCGTACCAAGACCAAAACAAGACTCTCTCCCTATTCACAG TATCCGGGTTTCCCCACGGATCGCTCCGAGTCGGATCAGGATAGCCCGTGGGGAGGGAGTCCACTCACTGACTCTGCGTCTCCTCAGCTTCTAGAGCAGTGTGAAGGAATAGACTCCTCATGCGTGTATCGGCAGTTCTCGGAACCACGGCAGCTCTGCTACAGCCTACCGCTGACAGATGACCACCATACCTCCAGCGACCTCTACAGCCACACTCACTCCGAGTCCTGCGAGAGAGGTCGCTGTAAGGCTGGCCGATACTTTCTGGGCACCCCTCAGCCCAGCCGAGAGGCATGGTGGGGCACAGCCCGCTCTGTCCTCCCGTTACCCAAGTCTTCGTCCGAGAACGGGGACAGTTTCGAAGGTGTGATGCCCCACATCACCTCCATCCATAGCCTGCAAG TGAGGGGTCACTGGGACGAGGACAGCGTGGTCAGCTCACCTGACACGAGCGATTCAGGCGACCGATACCGTGCAAGTCCTCAAGAGCCCAGCAAGATTGAGACGTTGATTCGAGCCACACAACAGATGATCAAAGAGGAGGAAAGTCGTCTGCAGTTGAGAAAGGCTCCTACAGAAATACCTTTGGAGTCTACAAACGGTCTGGCCAAGAGCCACGGCTCGTCGTTTCACAGTACCGACTTTCCCCAGTCAGCGTTGCAGAGCGTGGTGTGTCGGGGGCCGGCTCAGGTTATAAGCCCCGCCCCTAGCCCTGTTCCTCTGTCCCGTCTCAGCAGCCCCATCCCTGACAGACTGGGTAAAAGTAAAGACTTCCTGCAAAGCGAGCTCTCCTCTTCTCAGCAACACCAGCAGCCACTGCCCCTGACGGGCACATGTGCTGTCTCTCCGACTCCAGCGCTATACCCCTCACACCCCCGCCAGTACCTGGAAAAACACACAGCCTACTCACTCACCAGCTACGCACTAGAACATCTGTACGAGGCAGACAGCTTTAGAGGATACTCCCTGGGTTGCTCAGGTTCCTCCCATTACGACATGGCCACTCATCTACGCATGCAGGCTGAACAAGCACCGGGCCATAAAGGCACCTCCGTCATTATCACCAACGGCAGCTGA